A genomic window from Caballeronia sp. SBC1 includes:
- the aceA gene encoding isocitrate lyase yields MSRQQQAQELQKQWDTDSRWKGIKRSYTADDVVRLRGSVPVEHTLAKRGAEKLWASIHEEPFVNALGALTGNQAMQQVKAGLKAIYLSGWQVAGDANVAGEMYPDQSLYPANSVPLVVKRINNTLTRADQIQWSEGKNPGDEGYLDFFQPIVADAEAGFGGVLNAFELMKAMIEAGAAGVHFEDQLASVKKCGHMGGKVLVPTRENIAKLTAARLAADVSGTRTILLARTDAEAADLVTSDVDENDRPFLTGERTVEGFFRTKPGLEQAVSRGLAYAPYADMIWCETGKPDLAYAKKFAEAIHREFPGKLLSYNCSPSFNWKKNLDDATIAKFQKELGAMGYKFQFITLAGFHALNYSMFNLAHGYARNQMSAFVEMQEAEFAAAEKGFTAVKHQREVGTGYFDAVTQAVEKDASTTALHGSTEDEQFFEEKVA; encoded by the coding sequence ATGTCGCGCCAACAACAAGCTCAGGAACTTCAAAAGCAATGGGACACGGATTCGCGCTGGAAGGGCATCAAGCGCAGCTACACCGCCGACGACGTCGTGCGGCTGCGCGGTTCGGTGCCGGTCGAGCACACGCTGGCGAAACGTGGCGCGGAGAAACTGTGGGCGTCGATTCATGAAGAGCCGTTCGTCAATGCACTCGGCGCGCTGACTGGCAACCAAGCCATGCAACAGGTCAAGGCGGGTTTGAAGGCGATCTACTTGTCCGGCTGGCAAGTAGCGGGCGACGCTAACGTCGCGGGTGAAATGTATCCGGATCAGTCGCTGTACCCCGCGAATTCGGTGCCGCTGGTGGTCAAGCGCATCAACAATACGCTGACGCGCGCAGATCAGATCCAATGGTCGGAAGGCAAGAATCCCGGCGATGAAGGCTATCTCGACTTCTTCCAGCCGATCGTGGCCGACGCTGAAGCCGGTTTCGGCGGCGTGCTGAACGCGTTCGAACTGATGAAAGCGATGATCGAAGCCGGCGCGGCAGGCGTGCACTTCGAGGATCAGCTGGCATCGGTGAAAAAATGTGGCCACATGGGCGGCAAGGTGCTGGTGCCGACCCGCGAAAATATCGCGAAACTCACGGCTGCACGTCTCGCGGCTGACGTTTCCGGTACGCGAACCATCCTGCTCGCCCGCACCGATGCGGAAGCGGCGGATCTGGTGACATCGGATGTCGATGAAAACGACCGGCCGTTCCTGACCGGCGAGCGTACCGTGGAGGGCTTCTTCCGCACGAAGCCGGGCCTGGAACAAGCTGTTTCGCGTGGCCTCGCCTACGCGCCATATGCCGACATGATCTGGTGCGAAACCGGCAAGCCGGACCTGGCTTACGCGAAGAAGTTTGCCGAAGCGATTCATCGTGAATTCCCGGGCAAGCTGCTCTCGTACAACTGCTCGCCGTCATTCAACTGGAAGAAGAACCTGGACGACGCCACCATCGCCAAATTCCAGAAAGAGCTCGGCGCGATGGGCTACAAGTTCCAGTTCATCACGCTGGCCGGTTTCCATGCGCTGAATTACTCGATGTTCAACCTCGCGCACGGCTATGCGCGCAATCAGATGAGCGCGTTCGTCGAGATGCAGGAAGCAGAGTTCGCGGCGGCTGAGAAGGGTTTCACCGCAGTGAAGCATCAGCGTGAAGTGGGAACAGGTTACTTCGACGCGGTGACGCAGGCTGTTGAAAAAGAC
- a CDS encoding DEAD/DEAH box helicase, which translates to MTSSNTHSPLDSIAALALGEDTPAAPAASVSAAVSASPAIPAPISSVAPVAAAIAVQTGPSFESLGLSPEIIVALTASGYQVPTPVQQRAIPAALAGRDLLVSSPTGSGKTAAFMLPAIERFSQLEKAKASAPREPHDPNARPARRTQPVARPTMLVLTPTRELAMQVTAAATTYGKHLRRLRTVSILGGVAYGQQLMLLAKNPEILVATPGRLLDHLERGRIDLSQLQILVLDEADRMLDMGFIDDIETIVAATPATRQTLLFSATIDGKISSLTGRLLKNPERIEIIQKLEAQNNIAQTVHYVDDRDHKDRLLDHLLRDAGLDQAIVFTATKNDADQLAIRLSDAGFESAALHGDLPQGARNRTIRALRERKVRVLVATDVAARGIDIPGITHVFNYDLPKFAEDYVHRIGRTGRAGRTGTAISLVHHAEQGALKRIERFVRLPLNVSVIAGFEPRRSAPAGGGGGRPGFGGRGRPGGGAGAGGAGRRFGSGGAGNGGSAKPGGWGNKPASAGGARDSRDGGSRDGYRSGGGSRDGGSGFGGGSRDGYAARRNDGPRAPRRGS; encoded by the coding sequence ATGACTTCGAGCAACACCCATAGCCCGCTGGACTCCATCGCTGCACTGGCACTCGGTGAAGACACGCCCGCCGCGCCGGCAGCATCTGTTTCGGCCGCCGTATCTGCTTCACCCGCTATTCCCGCCCCTATTTCTTCAGTCGCGCCCGTCGCCGCTGCGATCGCTGTCCAGACTGGCCCGAGCTTCGAGTCGCTCGGCCTGTCGCCTGAGATCATTGTTGCGCTAACGGCCTCTGGCTATCAAGTGCCGACGCCGGTTCAGCAGCGCGCAATTCCCGCAGCGCTCGCCGGCCGCGATCTGCTGGTTTCCAGCCCGACCGGTTCGGGCAAGACCGCAGCATTCATGCTGCCCGCTATCGAACGTTTCTCGCAGCTCGAAAAAGCCAAGGCTTCAGCGCCGCGTGAACCGCATGACCCGAACGCACGCCCGGCCCGCCGCACCCAGCCGGTCGCTCGTCCGACCATGCTGGTTCTGACGCCGACCCGCGAACTCGCCATGCAGGTTACCGCTGCCGCGACCACGTACGGCAAGCATCTGCGCCGGCTGCGCACGGTCAGCATTCTCGGCGGTGTCGCGTATGGCCAGCAATTGATGCTGCTCGCGAAGAACCCGGAAATCCTGGTTGCTACGCCGGGCCGTCTGCTGGACCACCTGGAACGCGGCCGTATTGACCTGTCGCAACTGCAAATCCTCGTGCTCGACGAAGCCGACCGCATGCTGGACATGGGTTTCATCGACGATATCGAAACCATTGTTGCCGCTACGCCCGCAACGCGTCAGACGCTGCTGTTCTCGGCAACCATCGACGGCAAGATCAGCTCGCTGACCGGCCGCCTGTTGAAGAACCCGGAACGCATCGAAATCATTCAAAAGCTCGAAGCGCAGAACAACATCGCGCAAACCGTGCATTACGTCGATGACCGCGATCACAAGGATCGTCTGCTCGACCATCTGTTGCGCGATGCCGGCCTGGATCAGGCTATTGTCTTCACGGCAACCAAGAACGACGCTGACCAACTGGCTATCCGTTTGTCGGACGCAGGTTTTGAATCGGCAGCATTGCACGGTGATCTGCCGCAAGGCGCGCGTAACCGCACGATTCGTGCACTGCGCGAGCGCAAAGTGCGCGTGCTGGTGGCAACCGATGTCGCCGCTCGCGGTATCGACATCCCCGGTATCACGCACGTGTTCAACTACGATCTGCCGAAGTTCGCGGAAGACTACGTTCACCGTATCGGCCGTACGGGCCGTGCTGGCCGCACGGGTACGGCAATCAGCCTCGTGCATCACGCTGAGCAAGGCGCGCTCAAGCGCATCGAGCGTTTCGTGCGTTTGCCGCTGAATGTGAGCGTTATCGCTGGCTTTGAACCGCGTCGTTCGGCTCCGGCCGGCGGTGGCGGTGGTCGTCCTGGCTTTGGCGGCCGCGGCCGTCCGGGCGGTGGCGCTGGTGCGGGTGGCGCAGGTCGTCGCTTCGGTAGCGGCGGTGCTGGTAACGGTGGTTCGGCCAAGCCGGGCGGCTGGGGCAACAAGCCGGCAAGCGCCGGTGGTGCTCGCGATTCGCGCGACGGTGGCTCGCGTGACGGCTATCGTAGCGGCGGTGGCTCGCGTGACGGTGGTTCGGGCTTCGGCGGCGGTTCGCGCGACGGTTATGCAGCACGTCGCAACGACGGCCCGCGCGCTCCGCGTCGTGGCAGCTAA
- a CDS encoding acyl-CoA-binding protein — protein MSGINELDAQFALAQADVKELSERPGNLTLLRLYALYKQASLGDVQGDKPGFADIAGKYKYDAWGALAGTPQDTAKQQYIGLVESLKSGASA, from the coding sequence ATGAGCGGAATCAACGAACTCGACGCGCAATTTGCGCTTGCCCAGGCAGACGTCAAGGAATTATCCGAACGTCCGGGCAACCTGACGCTGCTGCGTCTCTACGCGCTCTACAAGCAAGCGAGCCTGGGCGACGTGCAAGGCGACAAGCCGGGTTTCGCCGATATCGCCGGCAAATACAAATATGACGCGTGGGGCGCACTCGCGGGCACGCCGCAGGACACTGCCAAGCAGCAATATATCGGGCTGGTGGAATCGCTGAAAAGCGGCGCGTCGGCCTGA
- the tsaB gene encoding tRNA (adenosine(37)-N6)-threonylcarbamoyltransferase complex dimerization subunit type 1 TsaB codes for MTRTVLLALDTSTEFCSVALLIADPVAAAAATAAPTGYGSAPHYSAGEVHVWFSHELTGPVSSTRLLPAIRELFDTAGLKLADCSAIAFGAGPGSFTGLRTATGVAQGLAFGLGVPVVPIGTLLACAEFARLHESTATRVLAALDARMNEAYWADFRWDPAAGEWATVQAASLDLPEAIVRPDEPFTLAGNAAAAFGERLPMPAAPACRIDFNALPHALPVALAGLRALRAGRTVAPDQAAPEYVRNKVAQTTAERMDARAAKVAAAAAEDQANHAAPIVQTTEPLR; via the coding sequence ATGACACGCACCGTTTTGCTCGCCCTCGATACCTCGACCGAATTCTGTTCAGTCGCGCTGCTGATCGCCGACCCGGTGGCCGCCGCCGCGGCCACGGCTGCGCCAACCGGCTATGGAAGCGCTCCTCATTACTCTGCTGGTGAAGTTCACGTCTGGTTCAGCCATGAATTGACGGGGCCGGTGTCCAGCACGCGCCTGCTGCCCGCGATCCGCGAATTATTCGATACCGCCGGTTTGAAGCTCGCGGATTGCTCCGCGATCGCGTTCGGCGCCGGGCCAGGCTCATTTACCGGTTTGCGCACGGCAACCGGCGTCGCGCAAGGGCTGGCGTTCGGATTGGGCGTGCCGGTGGTGCCGATCGGCACCTTGCTCGCGTGCGCGGAGTTCGCGCGCTTGCACGAATCAACGGCCACGCGCGTGCTCGCGGCGCTCGACGCGCGCATGAACGAGGCGTACTGGGCGGATTTCCGCTGGGACCCGGCGGCGGGCGAGTGGGCCACGGTCCAGGCTGCATCGCTTGATCTTCCCGAGGCAATTGTCCGGCCGGACGAGCCGTTCACGCTGGCGGGCAATGCGGCGGCGGCTTTCGGCGAACGGTTGCCCATGCCGGCCGCCCCGGCGTGTCGTATCGATTTCAACGCGCTGCCGCACGCGTTGCCCGTTGCGCTCGCCGGGTTACGCGCGCTGCGTGCCGGCCGGACGGTTGCGCCGGATCAGGCCGCGCCGGAGTACGTACGCAACAAGGTCGCGCAGACCACCGCTGAGCGGATGGATGCGCGTGCCGCAAAAGTCGCTGCCGCCGCTGCAGAAGACCAAGCCAATCACGCCGCCCCGATCGTTCAAACGACGGAGCCTCTACGGTGA
- the rimI gene encoding ribosomal protein S18-alanine N-acetyltransferase produces MSGVLMADRYLSSMTEADLDEVAAIEKLAYEFPWTRGNFQDSLRNGYFGVCLRHVTGTLLGYCVLMPVVDEMHLLNLCVAPQAQHAGAGLTLLREAVRISRYQKLDGVLLEVRPSNPRAIQLYERFGFATIGRRKNYYPARHRSREDALVMRLTFSKEAVDGAA; encoded by the coding sequence GTGAGCGGCGTGTTGATGGCGGATCGTTATCTGTCGTCGATGACGGAAGCCGATCTCGATGAGGTCGCCGCCATCGAGAAGCTCGCTTACGAGTTTCCCTGGACCCGTGGCAATTTCCAGGACTCGCTGCGCAACGGCTATTTCGGCGTATGCCTGCGCCACGTGACCGGGACGCTGCTGGGTTATTGCGTGCTGATGCCGGTCGTCGATGAAATGCATCTGCTGAATCTGTGCGTAGCGCCTCAGGCACAGCACGCCGGCGCCGGACTCACGTTATTGCGCGAAGCGGTGCGCATCTCGCGGTATCAGAAACTCGACGGTGTGCTGCTGGAAGTGAGGCCGTCGAATCCGCGCGCCATCCAGCTGTACGAGCGCTTTGGTTTCGCCACCATCGGGCGGCGCAAAAACTATTACCCCGCGCGGCACCGGTCGCGCGAGGATGCACTCGTCATGCGTCTGACGTTTTCAAAGGAGGCCGTGGATGGCGCTGCATAA
- a CDS encoding uracil-DNA glycosylase family protein, which yields MALHKSMLEEFGLGTVWVRRGAASASADVSAAVLDQSTDSTAKVLDHAAAEGHRPVPRLPVEEQHAPVVRKADPVDTLTALDAALSAAQASPGNTHQTPAAKIDSPRLASAEPPVFDDLPWLDDVPPQPLVASETIDDTAADIATLDWDTLAARVSVCERCRLCERRTNSVFGVGDRNADWMLIGEAPGENEDKLGEPFVGQAGKLLDSMLHAVALSREDNVFIANVIKCRPPGNRNPELDEVARCEPYLKRQVELVKPKLIVALGRFAAQSLLKTEASIASLRGRVHDYQGVPVIVTYHPAYLLRSLPDKAKAWADLCLAEATYRKSLQAADGP from the coding sequence ATGGCGCTGCATAAGTCGATGCTGGAAGAGTTCGGGCTAGGAACGGTCTGGGTGAGGCGGGGGGCGGCTTCGGCTTCGGCTGATGTGTCCGCCGCTGTGCTTGATCAGTCGACAGATTCGACGGCGAAGGTGCTCGACCATGCCGCCGCCGAGGGGCATCGACCGGTTCCGCGTCTGCCGGTCGAAGAACAGCACGCGCCGGTGGTCCGGAAGGCTGATCCAGTCGACACGCTGACAGCGCTCGATGCCGCTCTTTCCGCCGCGCAGGCGAGCCCCGGCAACACGCATCAAACGCCGGCTGCAAAGATCGACTCGCCCCGGCTCGCTTCTGCAGAACCGCCAGTCTTCGATGACCTCCCGTGGCTCGACGATGTGCCGCCGCAACCGCTGGTCGCATCGGAAACCATCGATGACACGGCTGCCGATATCGCGACCCTCGACTGGGACACTCTGGCCGCTCGCGTCTCCGTTTGCGAACGCTGCCGCTTGTGCGAACGTCGCACGAACTCGGTTTTCGGCGTGGGTGACCGAAACGCGGACTGGATGCTGATCGGTGAAGCGCCGGGCGAGAACGAGGACAAGCTGGGTGAACCGTTCGTCGGCCAGGCGGGCAAGCTGCTCGACAGCATGCTGCACGCGGTGGCGTTATCGCGCGAGGACAACGTGTTCATCGCGAACGTGATCAAGTGCCGGCCGCCCGGTAACCGCAATCCGGAACTCGATGAAGTCGCGCGCTGCGAGCCCTATCTGAAGCGGCAGGTCGAACTGGTCAAACCCAAGCTGATTGTTGCGCTTGGACGGTTTGCCGCGCAGAGCCTGCTCAAGACGGAGGCGAGCATTGCGTCGCTGCGGGGACGGGTGCACGACTATCAAGGTGTGCCGGTCATTGTCACGTATCACCCGGCCTACTTGCTGCGCAGTCTCCCCGATAAAGCCAAGGCATGGGCCGATCTGTGTCTTGCCGAGGCTACATACCGCAAGTCGCTGCAGGCGGCAGACGGCCCGTGA
- a CDS encoding DUF1853 family protein, with translation MTAADAITQFHDPAVRDLAWLLFSPDLLSASSAGAPLARPAASETERDAMLAWLAALDRNPSALHVQVYKPSLTRLGFYAEALLEYLLTHGSHARLIAANIPLRTAERTLGEVDFLLENMRGERLHWELAVKFYLHIGEGDGAATLAHYVGPNLQDRFDLKHARLLNHQLGLSARDEFASLGFEGPWRAELFVKGRLFYRDDGLGHSLASNPPPELAGNHLRGWWKTASEWQDSKAGGLFASLPRLGWMAERTISAQEGDALVEQTRVLSERVATLSSPIMVARYERRERSECATGNVWREHSRGFIVPDEWPARAADFAT, from the coding sequence GTGACGGCCGCGGACGCGATCACGCAATTCCACGATCCCGCCGTCCGGGATCTTGCGTGGCTGCTGTTCTCGCCGGATTTGCTGAGCGCGTCGAGCGCGGGGGCGCCGCTCGCTCGTCCCGCCGCATCGGAGACAGAGCGCGATGCCATGCTGGCGTGGCTCGCAGCGCTCGATCGAAATCCCTCCGCCCTTCATGTGCAAGTTTACAAACCGTCGCTAACCCGGCTCGGTTTCTACGCCGAAGCATTGCTCGAATACTTGCTGACGCATGGCTCGCACGCGCGGCTGATCGCGGCGAACATTCCATTGCGCACGGCAGAACGTACGCTCGGCGAAGTCGATTTCCTGCTGGAGAACATGCGTGGCGAGCGGCTGCACTGGGAACTCGCGGTGAAGTTTTATCTGCATATCGGCGAGGGTGACGGGGCCGCTACGCTAGCTCACTACGTCGGTCCGAACCTGCAGGATCGCTTCGACCTGAAGCACGCGCGGCTCTTGAATCATCAACTGGGTTTGAGTGCGCGCGATGAGTTTGCGTCGCTTGGTTTCGAGGGTCCGTGGCGCGCCGAGTTGTTCGTCAAAGGGCGCCTGTTTTATCGCGATGACGGTTTGGGTCACAGTCTGGCGTCGAACCCGCCGCCCGAACTTGCCGGTAATCATTTGCGAGGCTGGTGGAAAACGGCGTCGGAGTGGCAGGATTCGAAGGCGGGTGGACTGTTTGCTTCGTTGCCTAGATTGGGATGGATGGCAGAACGAACGATATCGGCGCAAGAGGGTGATGCGCTGGTGGAGCAGACGCGCGTGTTGTCTGAGCGCGTTGCAACGCTGTCGTCGCCAATCATGGTCGCGCGTTATGAACGTCGCGAACGTTCCGAATGCGCGACCGGCAATGTGTGGCGCGAGCACTCGCGCGGTTTTATCGTGCCTGATGAATGGCCGGCGCGCGCCGCTGACTTTGCGACTTAA
- the thiD gene encoding bifunctional hydroxymethylpyrimidine kinase/phosphomethylpyrimidine kinase: MTHPIPNVLTIAGSDSGGGAGIQADLKAFSALGAYGLSVITALTAQNTRGVTAIHTPDASFVTAQLDAVFDDIRIDAVKIGMLANADVVRAVAAALRRYRPVHVVLDTVMISKSNHALLAPDAVAALRDELLPLATLVTPNLPEAAALLSVASAEDEDAMVRQGEALRALGARAVLMKGGHLSSADSPDWLIQDSGSLRLGGPRVPVKNTHGTGCTLSSSIAALLPQRDSLRTATADAKLYLTGAIEQSARLDVGHGVGPVHHFFRWW; the protein is encoded by the coding sequence ATGACCCATCCGATCCCCAACGTCCTCACCATCGCCGGTTCCGATTCCGGCGGCGGCGCGGGCATCCAGGCCGACCTCAAGGCGTTCTCGGCGCTCGGCGCTTACGGCTTGTCCGTCATTACTGCCCTCACCGCGCAGAACACGCGCGGCGTGACGGCGATCCATACGCCCGACGCGTCGTTCGTCACCGCTCAGCTTGACGCCGTTTTCGACGACATCCGCATTGATGCCGTGAAGATCGGCATGCTCGCCAATGCCGATGTAGTGCGCGCGGTAGCGGCGGCGTTGCGTCGATATCGGCCAGTGCATGTGGTGCTCGATACCGTGATGATTTCCAAGAGCAATCACGCTTTGCTTGCGCCGGATGCAGTGGCTGCGTTGCGCGATGAACTGCTCCCGCTCGCGACGCTGGTCACGCCCAACCTGCCGGAAGCGGCTGCGTTACTGAGCGTGGCATCGGCCGAAGATGAAGACGCGATGGTGCGCCAGGGCGAAGCGCTGCGAGCATTGGGCGCGCGGGCGGTGTTGATGAAAGGCGGCCATCTTAGTTCCGCCGATAGCCCCGACTGGCTGATCCAGGACAGCGGATCGCTGCGGCTTGGCGGACCGCGCGTGCCGGTTAAGAACACGCATGGGACGGGGTGCACGTTGTCGTCGTCGATTGCTGCGCTGCTGCCCCAACGCGACTCGCTCCGCACCGCCACCGCCGACGCCAAGCTCTATCTGACCGGCGCGATCGAACAGAGCGCGCGGCTGGACGTCGGGCACGGTGTTGGCCCGGTGCATCATTTTTTCAGGTGGTGGTGA
- the thiE gene encoding thiamine phosphate synthase, translated as MNLDLALYLVLDPVQCGGHARALEVTQAALEGGVTIVQLRAPEWHKRAWLDLALDLLPLTRRHGVPLIINDHVDVALAAGADGVHIGQNDLPPDVARKLLGAQMLIGLSVSNNMQVDHANTLGAMIDYVGVGPVFDTPTKPDASAACGINGLAALCARSLHPTVAIGGIQLHNAADVKRAGPGGIAVVSAICTAADPHLAARQLLASS; from the coding sequence ATGAATCTTGATCTCGCGCTGTATCTCGTCCTCGATCCCGTCCAATGCGGCGGCCACGCGCGCGCGCTCGAAGTTACGCAGGCAGCGCTTGAAGGCGGCGTCACGATTGTGCAACTGCGTGCGCCCGAGTGGCACAAACGCGCATGGCTCGACCTCGCGCTCGACTTGTTGCCGCTCACGCGCCGGCATGGCGTGCCGCTCATCATTAACGACCATGTGGATGTCGCGCTCGCGGCCGGCGCCGATGGCGTGCATATCGGCCAGAATGATTTGCCGCCGGATGTCGCCAGGAAGTTGCTGGGGGCGCAGATGCTGATCGGGCTGTCGGTATCGAATAACATGCAGGTCGATCACGCCAACACGCTGGGCGCCATGATCGATTACGTGGGCGTAGGGCCGGTATTCGATACCCCGACCAAGCCGGACGCATCGGCGGCGTGCGGCATCAACGGGCTCGCCGCGCTGTGCGCGCGCTCTCTTCATCCGACGGTGGCTATCGGCGGCATCCAGTTGCACAACGCCGCCGATGTCAAACGCGCGGGGCCGGGCGGTATCGCGGTGGTATCGGCGATCTGCACCGCCGCCGACCCGCATCTCGCCGCGCGACAATTGCTGGCATCCTCCTGA
- the thiM gene encoding hydroxyethylthiazole kinase — MVASAYVSRLAEPNQSLKSHRALSRPARDNPAYHHFIHTLPMLAADLFSFALRVRERSPLVHCLTNLVVTNFTANVLLALGAAPAMVIAREEVGEFVPLANAVSVNLGTLDLPQSKAIRAAVEAANRAHKPWVLDPVAVGPLSFRTAFAFDLLDAHPAVIRGNASEIISLSGGESSARGVDSTTFAEAALDAAQVLALNTGAVVAVTGPTDYVTDGRRTVALSNGSPLMTRVTGVGCALSATVAAFVGVADSEDRWAATLAAVAYSSIAGELASRDAALPGSFAVAYLDRLASLDANLFAATLVSRDVASGASRA, encoded by the coding sequence GTGGTGGCCAGTGCGTATGTATCGCGCCTGGCCGAACCCAACCAAAGCCTGAAATCACACCGGGCGCTCAGCCGCCCGGCGCGCGATAATCCCGCTTATCACCATTTCATTCACACCCTGCCCATGCTCGCCGCCGATCTCTTTTCGTTCGCCCTGCGCGTGCGCGAACGCTCGCCGCTCGTCCACTGCCTGACGAATCTCGTTGTCACGAACTTCACGGCGAACGTGCTGCTTGCGCTGGGGGCCGCCCCCGCGATGGTCATCGCCCGCGAGGAAGTGGGTGAATTCGTGCCGCTGGCAAATGCGGTATCGGTGAATCTCGGCACGCTCGACCTGCCGCAAAGCAAGGCGATCCGCGCCGCCGTCGAAGCCGCGAATCGCGCGCACAAACCGTGGGTGCTCGATCCCGTGGCGGTCGGCCCGCTGAGTTTCCGCACCGCCTTCGCCTTTGATCTGCTCGATGCACATCCGGCCGTGATTCGCGGCAACGCGTCGGAGATCATCAGCTTGTCGGGCGGTGAATCGAGCGCGCGCGGCGTCGACAGCACCACTTTCGCCGAAGCCGCACTCGACGCAGCTCAAGTCCTCGCGCTGAATACAGGCGCCGTTGTCGCCGTCACCGGGCCGACCGATTACGTCACCGACGGGCGCCGCACGGTCGCGTTATCGAATGGATCACCGCTGATGACGCGCGTGACCGGCGTTGGGTGTGCGTTATCAGCGACGGTCGCGGCATTCGTGGGCGTTGCTGATAGCGAGGACCGTTGGGCCGCGACCCTCGCCGCTGTCGCTTATTCGAGCATCGCGGGCGAGTTGGCGTCGCGCGACGCTGCATTGCCCGGCAGTTTCGCGGTCGCGTATCTCGACCGGCTGGCATCACTCGATGCAAACCTGTTCGCTGCCACGCTCGTGTCTCGCGACGTTGCGTCCGGTGCATCCCGCGCGTGA
- the lplT gene encoding lysophospholipid transporter LplT, whose protein sequence is MKKGFYTIMAAQFFSSLADNALLIAAIALLKDLHAPNWMTPLLKLFFVLSYVVLAAFVGAFADSRPKGHVMFVTNSIKVVGCLTMLVGAHPLLAYGIVGFGAAAYSPAKYGILTELLPADRLVAANGWIEGTTVGSIILGTVMGGALISPHIASHILRLHIPKVDTPAEAAMLVIVLMYIVAAIFNLRIPDTGARYPKQEHRPLKLITDFADCFNALWHDKLGQISLAVTTLFWGAGATLQFIVLKWAEVSLGMSLSEAAILQAIIAVGVAVGAILAAARVPLKKSLSVLPVGIMMGVAVMLLAFYSKHLFPVHWGIYFGRMHVPGYLIVAYIFLMIVGGLSGFFVVPMNALLQHRGHVLLSAGHSIAVQNFNENLSVLIMLCLYAVLVWLDVPIQFVIVLFGTFVCLMMYFVMRRHQANQRAFDSVALIGESRH, encoded by the coding sequence ATGAAAAAAGGTTTTTACACCATCATGGCCGCGCAGTTTTTCTCGTCGCTGGCCGACAACGCCCTTCTGATCGCTGCGATCGCACTGCTGAAAGATCTTCACGCTCCGAACTGGATGACACCGCTGCTCAAGCTGTTTTTTGTGCTGTCATACGTTGTTCTGGCCGCTTTCGTGGGTGCCTTCGCAGACTCGAGACCGAAGGGCCACGTGATGTTCGTCACCAACTCGATCAAGGTCGTCGGCTGCCTGACCATGCTGGTCGGCGCGCACCCGTTGCTCGCCTACGGCATTGTCGGATTTGGCGCCGCTGCGTATTCGCCCGCCAAGTACGGCATCCTCACGGAGCTGTTGCCGGCCGACCGGCTGGTCGCGGCGAACGGCTGGATCGAGGGCACCACCGTGGGTTCGATCATCCTCGGCACCGTCATGGGCGGTGCGCTGATCAGTCCGCACATTGCCTCGCACATTCTTCGGCTGCACATTCCGAAGGTCGATACCCCCGCCGAAGCCGCGATGCTCGTGATCGTGCTCATGTACATTGTCGCGGCCATCTTCAATCTGCGGATTCCGGACACCGGCGCGCGTTATCCGAAGCAGGAGCATCGCCCGCTCAAACTGATCACCGATTTCGCCGATTGTTTCAACGCGCTCTGGCACGACAAGCTCGGCCAGATCTCGCTCGCCGTGACCACGCTGTTCTGGGGCGCGGGCGCCACGCTGCAGTTCATCGTGCTCAAGTGGGCGGAAGTCTCCCTCGGCATGTCGTTGTCGGAGGCGGCCATTTTGCAGGCGATCATCGCGGTCGGCGTGGCAGTCGGCGCTATTCTCGCGGCCGCCCGCGTGCCGCTGAAGAAGTCGCTCTCCGTGCTGCCGGTCGGCATCATGATGGGCGTTGCGGTCATGCTGCTCGCGTTCTATTCAAAGCATCTGTTTCCCGTGCACTGGGGCATCTATTTCGGCCGGATGCACGTTCCGGGTTATCTGATCGTCGCGTATATCTTCCTGATGATCGTGGGCGGTCTGTCCGGCTTTTTCGTGGTGCCAATGAATGCGCTGCTGCAGCATCGCGGCCACGTGCTGTTGTCGGCAGGTCACTCTATTGCAGTGCAGAATTTTAACGAGAACCTCTCGGTGCTCATCATGTTGTGCCTGTACGCGGTGCTCGTCTGGCTCGACGTACCGATTCAATTCGTGATCGTGCTGTTCGGCACCTTCGTCTGCCTGATGATGTACTTTGTCATGCGGCGGCATCAGGCAAATCAGCGGGCCTTCGACTCGGTTGCGCTGATCGGCGAGTCCAGGCATTGA